A region from the Beduinella massiliensis genome encodes:
- a CDS encoding helix-turn-helix transcriptional regulator, translated as MARDDNLPIGKRIRRRRDELGLSREKVAEMADISPQFLAEVEKGNKSMTIPPLGRLASALNVSTDFIVYGVNNSREASPIDKLIQGLSQYQITCAHEILRQYAAAIHAGAPSDDGDE; from the coding sequence CGGGAAACGTATTCGCAGGCGCAGAGACGAGCTTGGGTTGTCTCGAGAAAAAGTGGCAGAAATGGCTGATATCTCTCCTCAATTCCTTGCCGAAGTAGAAAAAGGCAACAAGAGCATGACAATCCCTCCACTGGGCAGGCTGGCTTCCGCGCTCAATGTATCCACCGATTTTATCGTCTACGGCGTGAACAACAGCCGCGAGGCGAGCCCCATAGACAAACTGATTCAGGGGCTTTCCCAGTATCAAATCACCTGCGCGCACGAAATCCTCCGCCAGTACGCGGCGGCGATTCATGCCGGCGCGCCGTCGGACGACGGGGACGAATGA